Proteins encoded in a region of the Pelmatolapia mariae isolate MD_Pm_ZW linkage group LG16_19, Pm_UMD_F_2, whole genome shotgun sequence genome:
- the impg1b gene encoding interphotoreceptor matrix proteoglycan 1 isoform X2, producing MLLKSGLFLTLCLFTLQASQIKDLHDHSFSGLRDVKYRHFLEASRPIPHATNVRAEQGGHRGKRSTIFTTGVKVCPQESVKAVISSHRAYYKLRVCQEAIWEAFRIFLDRVPNSEEYRAWVYTCQHENLCMEDLAQNFSSSQEHLDMVDRRVAEENEGIESGTAEPGSECTWTPPVILLPTEADVVKEINPSMMKENYEEYIVEFTITIVDPTYSELLSNPETAQYNDVTRDLKQRMLHVFEKVPGFKEIRVLGFRQEDVSVRYAVVFNGETELNEEPEGYVTNTGEDVNAPKLKHIIVKALKQETSLPLDIQTLSFEAVTTVYPVAELNLNHVETVMSKDDTTEAPTEDNTLTQSFFPTLGMIETALEASTVKPETHTFVPFIPNILPEVTSAFTVENPLSAAVEEESTNDAAEEAITQGAKVETLTEQVEEAETEVEEIPSAEHEEGGEGESEEEVTKEPRQADGGNEHPDQKDEDLSVTTPNLQPKEFVTDAEVLTDLSLPTYPIPISEMSITETAAPVSTPSSLEGKVQGIEPETDVKSSPSPVDSSKAPEDANESSGGHSGVAPVSVDLIAESSNSQKKGGQNQNGTELESKSHEVESGSGVASESEERPYESTAAPIIRQASTPLMTAVDKSKELVVFFSLRVTNMMFSDDLFNKSSPEYKTLENTFLELTQHSGSRNSPNPGASSKSGPRRQTTLASIPLLPYLQSNLTGFKQLEILNFRNGSVVVNSRMKLDKPVPYNVTEAVHCVLEDFCNAASKRLDIEIDSRSLEIEPADQADPCKFLACNEFSRCVINSWTNEAECLCDPGYSTVDGSPCQSTCTLQPNYCLNGGLCEIIPGHGATCRCPVGKYWHYHGERCNELVSVPVDPSLIVTCLVGSLCLVCAILGILIFINKKCIKTRKAVTLVQTLAPYAFENTLRENPVFENDDGVLTHVSTLPCPSSSASSQSQHSEQEHFASIENIHLSIEIPRQLYTTRSERLVSEMVDFHHCIPHNELYDVCKRRGDCQMNTERVMF from the exons ATGCTTTTGAAGTCGGGACTATTCTTAACTTTGTGTCTGTTTACCCTCCAAGCAAGTCAAATCAAAG ACCTTCACGACCACAGTTTTTCTGGACTCAGGGATGTAAAGTACCGACACTTTCTGGAAGCTTCCAGGCCAATCCCACATGCAACCAATGTCAGAGCAGAGCAGGGTGGACATCGGGGAAAGAGGTCAACGATCTTCACTACGGGTGTCAAAGTGTGTCCCCAGGAGAGTGTGAAAGCAGTCATCAGCAGCCACCGGGCCTACTACAaactcagag TTTGTCAGGAAGCAATTTGGGAAGCTTTTCGGATCTTCTTGGACAGAGTGCCAAACTCAGAAGAGTACAGGGCCTGGGTTTACACCTGCCAGCATGAAAACCTCTGCATGGAAGACTTGGCTCAGAATTTCAGCAGCTCTCAGGAGCACCTGGACATGGTCGACAGA AGAGTAGCTGAGGAAAATGAAGG AATTGAATCAGGGACTGCAGAGCCAGGAAGTGAAT GCACCTGGACTCCGCCTGTGATTCTCCTTCCAACTGAGGCTGATGTG GTTAAAGAGATAAACCCCAGCATGATGAAAGAAAACTATGAAGAGTATATTGTTGAGTTCACGATCACCATCGTGGATCCGACATACAGCGAACTGCTCAGTAACCCTGAGACTGCACAGTACAATGACGTCACCCGAGACCTCAAACAAAGG ATGCTTCATGTGTTTGAAAAAGTTCCAGGATTCAAAGAGATACGTGTTCTGGGATTTCG ACAGGAGGATGTGTCTGTACGGTATGCTGTGGTCTTTAATGGAGAAACAGAGTTGAATGAGGAACCTGAGGGTTATGTCACAAACACAGGGGAAGATGTAAATGCTCCTAAACTAAAGCACATCATTGTAAAAGCGTTAAAGCAGGAGACATCACTACCACTGGACATACAGACACTAAGCTTTGAGGCTG TAACCACAGTTTATCCAGTTGCTGAGCTCAACTTAAATCATGTTGAGACTGTAATGTCCAAGGATGACACCACAGAGGCACCAACAGAGGACAACACTCTCACCCAAAGTTTCTTCCCCACCTTGGGAATGATTGAAACCGCATTAGAAGCTTCTACTGTCAAACCAGAAACACACACGTTTGTGCCTTTCATCCCCAACATCCTCCCAGAAGTCACTTCTGCCTTCACAGTGGAGAATCCTTTATCGGCAGCTGTAGAAGAGGAGTCCACAAACGATGCTGCAGAGGAAGCCATTACACAAGGAGCAAAAGTGGAGACTCTCACAGAGCAggtggaggaagcagagacagagGTGGAGGAAATACCATCAGCTGAACATGAAGAAGGAGGTGAGGGTGAATCAGAGGAGGAGGTGACAAAAG AACCCAGACAAGCTGATGGGGGGAATGAGCATCCAGATCAAAAGGATGAGGACCTTTCTGTAACAACTCCAAACCTCCAGCCTAAAGAATTTGTGACTGATGCTGAGGTATTGACTGACCTATCACTGCCTACTTACCCTATCCCAATTTCGGAGATGTCTatcacagaaacagcagcaccAGTTTCCACACCATCATCACTTGAGGGCAAAGTCCAAGGCATTGAACCAGAAACAGATGTGAAGTCTTCGCCATCCCCTGTGGACAGCAGCAAAGCCCCTGAGGATGCCAATGAGTCAAGTGGAGGGCACAGTGGAGTAGCCCCGGTCTCAGTGGACCTTATTGCTGAGAGTTCAAACAGTCAAAAGAAAGGAGGACAGAATCAAAATGGTACAGAGTTGGAGTCCAAGTCCCATGAAGTGGAAAGCGGTAGTGGAGTCGCCTCAGAGTCTGAAGAACGCCCATATGAGTCCACTGCTGCCCCAATCATTAGACAAGCCAGCACACCTCTGATGACAGCAGTGGATAAGAGCAAAGAGTTAGTGGTTTTCTTTAGCTTGAGGGTCACTAACATGATGTTTTCTGATGACCTCTTCAACAAGAGCTCTCCTGAGTATAAGACACTGGAGAATACGTTTCTTGAACTG ACACAACACTCTGGGTCCAGAAATTCGCCAAACCCTGGAGCTTCCAGTAAATCTGGGCCTAGGAGACAGACGACTTTAGCCTCCATACCG CTTTTGCCATATTTGCAGTCCAACTTGACGGGATTTAAGCAGCTGGAAATTCTTAACTTCAGGAATGGAAGTGTTGTGGTAAACAGCAGGATGAAACTGGACAAGCCCGTACCTTATAATGTCACAGAAGCAGTGCACTGCGTGCTTGAAGACTTCTGTAATGCAGCTTCCAAAAGGCTTGATATTGAAATTGACAGTCGCTCCTTGGAAATAGAACCAG CTGACCAGGCAGATCCCTGCAAGTTCCTGGCCTGCAATGAGTTTTCACGCTGTGTGATAAACAGTTGGACCAACGAGGCAGAGTGTCTGTGTGATCCGGGCTACAGCACAGTGGACGGGTCGCCTTGTCAGAGCACTTGCACCCTGCAGCCAAACTACTGCCTGAATGGAGGCCTGTGTGAAATAATCCCAGGCCATGGAGCAACCTGCAG ATGCCCCGTGGGTAAATATTGGCACTACCATGGGGAACGCTGCAATGAGCTGGTGTCAGTGCCGGTAGACCCGTCACTAATTGTAACCTGCCTTGTGGGAAGTCTCTGCCTTGTTTGCGCCATCCTTGGCATTTTAATATTCATCAACAAGAAATGCATAAAAACCAGAAAGGCTGTAACTTTGGT GCAGACTCTTGCCCCTTATGCCTTTGAGAATACTCTGAGG
- the impg1b gene encoding interphotoreceptor matrix proteoglycan 1 isoform X6 — protein MLLKSGLFLTLCLFTLQASQIKDLHDHSFSGLRDVKYRHFLEASRPIPHATNVRAEQGGHRGKRSTIFTTGVKVCPQESVKAVISSHRAYYKLRVCQEAIWEAFRIFLDRVPNSEEYRAWVYTCQHENLCMEDLAQNFSSSQEHLDMVDRRVAEENEGIESGTAEPGSECTWTPPVILLPTEADVVKEINPSMMKENYEEYIVEFTITIVDPTYSELLSNPETAQYNDVTRDLKQRMLHVFEKVPGFKEIRVLGFRQEDVSVRYAVVFNGETELNEEPEGYVTNTGEDVNAPKLKHIIVKALKQETSLPLDIQTLSFEAVTTVYPVAELNLNHVETVMSKDDTTEAPTEDNTLTQSFFPTLGMIETALEASTVKPETHTFVPFIPNILPEVTSAFTVENPLSAAVEEESTNDAAEEAITQGAKVETLTEQVEEAETEVEEIPSAEHEEGGEGESEEEVTKEPRQADGGNEHPDQKDEDLSVTTPNLQPKEFVTDAEVLTDLSLPTYPIPISEMSITETAAPVSTPSSLEGKVQGIEPETDVKSSPSPVDSSKAPEDANESSGGHSGVAPVSVDLIAESSNSQKKGGQNQNGTELESKSHEVESGSGVASESEERPYESTAAPIIRQASTPLMTAVDKSKELVVFFSLRVTNMMFSDDLFNKSSPEYKTLENTFLELTQHSGSRNSPNPGASSKSGPRRQTTLASIPLLPYLQSNLTGFKQLEILNFRNGSVVVNSRMKLDKPVPYNVTEAVHCVLEDFCNAASKRLDIEIDSRSLEIEPADQADPCKFLACNEFSRCVINSWTNEAECLCDPGYSTVDGSPCQSTCTLQPNYCLNGGLCEIIPGHGATCRCPVGKYWHYHGERCNELVSVPVDPSLIVTCLVGSLCLVCAILGILIFINKKCIKTRKAVTLVSPDNSTQQDQKD, from the exons ATGCTTTTGAAGTCGGGACTATTCTTAACTTTGTGTCTGTTTACCCTCCAAGCAAGTCAAATCAAAG ACCTTCACGACCACAGTTTTTCTGGACTCAGGGATGTAAAGTACCGACACTTTCTGGAAGCTTCCAGGCCAATCCCACATGCAACCAATGTCAGAGCAGAGCAGGGTGGACATCGGGGAAAGAGGTCAACGATCTTCACTACGGGTGTCAAAGTGTGTCCCCAGGAGAGTGTGAAAGCAGTCATCAGCAGCCACCGGGCCTACTACAaactcagag TTTGTCAGGAAGCAATTTGGGAAGCTTTTCGGATCTTCTTGGACAGAGTGCCAAACTCAGAAGAGTACAGGGCCTGGGTTTACACCTGCCAGCATGAAAACCTCTGCATGGAAGACTTGGCTCAGAATTTCAGCAGCTCTCAGGAGCACCTGGACATGGTCGACAGA AGAGTAGCTGAGGAAAATGAAGG AATTGAATCAGGGACTGCAGAGCCAGGAAGTGAAT GCACCTGGACTCCGCCTGTGATTCTCCTTCCAACTGAGGCTGATGTG GTTAAAGAGATAAACCCCAGCATGATGAAAGAAAACTATGAAGAGTATATTGTTGAGTTCACGATCACCATCGTGGATCCGACATACAGCGAACTGCTCAGTAACCCTGAGACTGCACAGTACAATGACGTCACCCGAGACCTCAAACAAAGG ATGCTTCATGTGTTTGAAAAAGTTCCAGGATTCAAAGAGATACGTGTTCTGGGATTTCG ACAGGAGGATGTGTCTGTACGGTATGCTGTGGTCTTTAATGGAGAAACAGAGTTGAATGAGGAACCTGAGGGTTATGTCACAAACACAGGGGAAGATGTAAATGCTCCTAAACTAAAGCACATCATTGTAAAAGCGTTAAAGCAGGAGACATCACTACCACTGGACATACAGACACTAAGCTTTGAGGCTG TAACCACAGTTTATCCAGTTGCTGAGCTCAACTTAAATCATGTTGAGACTGTAATGTCCAAGGATGACACCACAGAGGCACCAACAGAGGACAACACTCTCACCCAAAGTTTCTTCCCCACCTTGGGAATGATTGAAACCGCATTAGAAGCTTCTACTGTCAAACCAGAAACACACACGTTTGTGCCTTTCATCCCCAACATCCTCCCAGAAGTCACTTCTGCCTTCACAGTGGAGAATCCTTTATCGGCAGCTGTAGAAGAGGAGTCCACAAACGATGCTGCAGAGGAAGCCATTACACAAGGAGCAAAAGTGGAGACTCTCACAGAGCAggtggaggaagcagagacagagGTGGAGGAAATACCATCAGCTGAACATGAAGAAGGAGGTGAGGGTGAATCAGAGGAGGAGGTGACAAAAG AACCCAGACAAGCTGATGGGGGGAATGAGCATCCAGATCAAAAGGATGAGGACCTTTCTGTAACAACTCCAAACCTCCAGCCTAAAGAATTTGTGACTGATGCTGAGGTATTGACTGACCTATCACTGCCTACTTACCCTATCCCAATTTCGGAGATGTCTatcacagaaacagcagcaccAGTTTCCACACCATCATCACTTGAGGGCAAAGTCCAAGGCATTGAACCAGAAACAGATGTGAAGTCTTCGCCATCCCCTGTGGACAGCAGCAAAGCCCCTGAGGATGCCAATGAGTCAAGTGGAGGGCACAGTGGAGTAGCCCCGGTCTCAGTGGACCTTATTGCTGAGAGTTCAAACAGTCAAAAGAAAGGAGGACAGAATCAAAATGGTACAGAGTTGGAGTCCAAGTCCCATGAAGTGGAAAGCGGTAGTGGAGTCGCCTCAGAGTCTGAAGAACGCCCATATGAGTCCACTGCTGCCCCAATCATTAGACAAGCCAGCACACCTCTGATGACAGCAGTGGATAAGAGCAAAGAGTTAGTGGTTTTCTTTAGCTTGAGGGTCACTAACATGATGTTTTCTGATGACCTCTTCAACAAGAGCTCTCCTGAGTATAAGACACTGGAGAATACGTTTCTTGAACTG ACACAACACTCTGGGTCCAGAAATTCGCCAAACCCTGGAGCTTCCAGTAAATCTGGGCCTAGGAGACAGACGACTTTAGCCTCCATACCG CTTTTGCCATATTTGCAGTCCAACTTGACGGGATTTAAGCAGCTGGAAATTCTTAACTTCAGGAATGGAAGTGTTGTGGTAAACAGCAGGATGAAACTGGACAAGCCCGTACCTTATAATGTCACAGAAGCAGTGCACTGCGTGCTTGAAGACTTCTGTAATGCAGCTTCCAAAAGGCTTGATATTGAAATTGACAGTCGCTCCTTGGAAATAGAACCAG CTGACCAGGCAGATCCCTGCAAGTTCCTGGCCTGCAATGAGTTTTCACGCTGTGTGATAAACAGTTGGACCAACGAGGCAGAGTGTCTGTGTGATCCGGGCTACAGCACAGTGGACGGGTCGCCTTGTCAGAGCACTTGCACCCTGCAGCCAAACTACTGCCTGAATGGAGGCCTGTGTGAAATAATCCCAGGCCATGGAGCAACCTGCAG ATGCCCCGTGGGTAAATATTGGCACTACCATGGGGAACGCTGCAATGAGCTGGTGTCAGTGCCGGTAGACCCGTCACTAATTGTAACCTGCCTTGTGGGAAGTCTCTGCCTTGTTTGCGCCATCCTTGGCATTTTAATATTCATCAACAAGAAATGCATAAAAACCAGAAAGGCTGTAACTTTGGT